One region of Juglans regia cultivar Chandler chromosome 4, Walnut 2.0, whole genome shotgun sequence genomic DNA includes:
- the LOC108979147 gene encoding glutamate receptor 2.7-like gives MAFPLVSSSLVFKFCDLFPILVFFLLLLSDGGDAVDTKKVTNIGAIIDVSSRIGKEEKTAMQIYAENYNRHSKTHKLSLYFQDPGRDPLQVASDAGELIKEKKIEVIVGMNKWEEAALVATVGNQAKVPVLSFSAPAITPPLMQSRWPFLIEMANNGSAQTKCIADIVRAYSWRRVVVIYEDDAYGSDLGMLALLSEALQKVDSEIEYRLVLPPFSSLSDDPKVFVHDELVKLQETTQSRVFIVLQSSLSMATHLFREAENMGLKGKETAWIIAESVTSFLDLVDDSVISSMTGALGIKTDYSSSTNSYKDFYTQFSKDFQAEYREEVNPKPGIYALRAYDSIMAISQAIERTTSDNSGPDILLENILLSKFSGLSSEISFEAGKLLQNPEFRIVNVVGRGDEREKQENKRYEELDLWTPESGFHNGLVIKKCGVKAGDRLAVPVIWPGNLRQIPKGWAMPNETKPLIIGVPGRTSFHKFVKVEYGEGLVENTDVDGWCIQAFKMVLENLNYSLPYKFVPFNGSYDELVCGIANKTYDAVVGDVTILADRMEYVEFTQPYAESGLSMIVPAKPEGSAWMFLKPFTWQMWLVTCALMIYTMLILWFLEHRFNPDFGGPLKNQIGTTLWFTFSSLFFAHREKLQSNLTRVVVVVWLFVVWILTSSYTANLSSILTVQRLETVPDINWLRNSNSKIGCDNDSFVKAYLEGVIKFKSENIVPVRKEDDYTGLFERKEIAAAFLELPYEKVFINKYCKSYTSSRPTYRFGGFGFVFQKGSPIARDFSQSILKLFEDGKLKKLEDEWLTPSRECATDVATSTTERLSLESFWGLYLISGVTSTICFLISLIRLLKSYQRQQEAFGGNATPTPSDRMPWKKAVRIARYFYKGENDTPARAPTFARTRELDEWSSSRWEVVSISDTQDNIIQASPTTENEMP, from the exons ATGGCTTTTCCTCTCGTTTCCAGTAGCTTAGTATTCAAATTTTGCGACCTTTTTCCCATACtcgtcttctttcttctcttacTCTCTGACGGAGGTGACGCTGTCGATACAAAGAAAGTTACGAATATCGGTGCAATCATCGATGTCAGTTCCCGGATcgggaaagaagagaaaacagCCATGCAAATTTACGCCGAAAACTACAACCGCCATTCAAAGACTCACAAGCTGTCTCTCTATTTTCAGGACCCTGGCAGAGACCCCTTGCAAGTAGCTTCTGATg CTGGAGAGCtcattaaagaaaagaaaatcgaaGTGATTGTTGGCATGAACAAATGGGAGGAAGCAGCTCTTGTAGCCACGGTTGGAAACCAGGCTAAAGTTCCGGTTCTTTCCTTCTCAGCTCCAGCCATAACTCCACCACTGATGCAAAGCCGTTGGCCTTTCTTGATTGAAATGGCTAACAACGGTTCTGCACAAACGAAATGCATTGCAGATATAGTGAGGGCGTACAGTTGGAGAAGGGTTGTAGTGATATACGAAGATGATGCATATGGCAGTGACTTGGGGATGCTAGCCCTTCTTTCTGAGGCTCTTCAGAAGGTTGATTCAGAGATCGAGTACCGTTTGGTTCTTCCACCATTTTCCTCTCTGTCTGATGATCCAAAGGTGTTTGTTCACGACGAGCTGGTGAAGCTACAGGAAACGACACAGTCTCGGGTTTTTATTGTTCTTCAGTCATCTTTATCGATGGCGACGCATTTGTTCAGAGAAGCCGAGAACATGGGACTCAAAGGGAAAGAGACGGCTTGGATTATCGCGGAAAGTGTTACAAGTTTCCTGGACTTGGTTGATGATTCTGTTATTTCATCTATGACAGGTGCTTTAGGAATCAAGACCGACTATTCTAGTAGTACTAATTCTTATAAAGATTTCTATACCCAGTTCTCCAAAGATTTTCAAGCCGAGTATCGAGAGGAAGTTAATCCCAAGCCGGGAATTTATGCTCTCCGTGCATATGATAGCATTATGGCCATTTCACAGGCCATAGAGAGAACAACTAGCGACAACAGTGGCCCAGATATATTGTTAGAGAATATTCTTTTAAGCAAGTTCTCTGGTTTAAGCTCCGAGATAAGTTTCGAAGCGGGAAAGCTGTTGCAAAATCCCGAGTTTAGGATTGTAAATGTGGTTGGGAGGGGAGACGAACGAGAAAAGCAGGAAAATAAAAGGTACGAAGAATTGGACCTTTGGACGCCAGAGTCTGGCTTCCATAATGGCCTTGTGATAAAGAAATGTGGAGTGAAAGCCGGAGATCGTTTGGCTGTCCCAGTAATTTGGCCAGGGAACCTAAGGCAAATTCCGAAAGGCTGGGCAATGCCAAATGAGACGAAGCCGTTGATAATCGGAGTTCCCGGTAGAACTTCATTCCATAAGTTTGTAAAGGTAGAGTACGGTGAGGGCCTGGTCGAAAATACAGATGTCGACGGTTGGTGCATTCAAGCTTTCAAAATGGTGctggaaaatttgaattattctcTGCCTTACAAATTTGTGCCCTTCAATGGCTCCTATGACGAACTGGTTTGTGGTATCGCCAACAAG aCATATGATGCAGTCGTTGGTGATGTGACTATATTAGCCGACAGAATGGAATACGTAGAATTTACACAGCCATATGCGGAGTCGGGGTTGTCCATGATAGTTCCAGCAAAGCCAGAAGGGTCAGCTTGGATGTTTCTGAAGCCTTTCACGTGGCAAATGTGGTTGGTGACCTGTGCCCTCATGATTTATACTATGCTTATACTATGGTTCTTGGAGCATCGATTCAATCCAGATTTTGGAGGCCCATTGAAGAATCAGATTGGCACCACCCTTTGGTTCACATTCTCCTCGCTGTTCTTTGCTCACA GAGAGAAACTTCAAAGCAACTTAACTCGAGTGGTGGTAGTAGTTTGGCTTTTCGTCGTGTGGATCCTGACCTCAAGCTACACTGCAAATCTATCTTCAATTCTCACCGTGCAACGACTAGAAACGGTTCCAGATATCAACTGGCTAAGGAACAGCAACTCAAAAATTGGTTGTGATAACGATTCTTTTGTAAAGGCTTACCTGGAGGGTGTGATTAAATTCAAGTCAGAAAACATCGTTCCGGTTCGAAAGGAAGATGATTATACAGGATTATTCGAAAGAAAGGAAATAGCTGCTGCCTTTCTTGAACTTCCATACGAGAAAGTTTTCATCAACAAGTATTGCAAATCATACACTAGCAGCAGACCCACCTATAGATTTGGAGGATTTGGCTTT GTATTCCAGAAAGGCTCCCCAATAGCCAGGGATTTTTCACAATCGATTCTAAAGCTATTTGAAGACGGAAAGCTTAAAAAACTTGAAGATGAATGGTTGACTCCCTCCCGTGAGTGTGCAACGGATGTAGCAACCAGTACAACTGAACGTTTGAGCCTTGAGAGTTTCTGGGGTCTCTACCTTATATCTGGTGTCACTTCCACCATTTGTTTTCTAATATCATTAATCCGCTTGCTCAAGAGTTATCAGCGCCAACAAGAGGCTTTCGGAGGCAACgcaactccaactccaagtgATAGAATGCCTTGGAAAAAGGCGGTCAGAATTGCAAGATACTTCTATAAGGGAGAGAACGATACACCGGCAAGAGCTCCAACTTTTGCTCGCACAAGGGAATTAGATGAATGGAGTTCTTCAAGGTGGGAAGTCGTGAGCATTTCTGACACTCAGGACAATATAATTCAGGCCTCCCCAACTACTGAAAATGAAATGCCTTAG